A window of Jatrophihabitans sp. genomic DNA:
GGTCCAGCGCTCGCGTGGCCGAGAGCCAGCGCATCACACCTCGCGCGCCGTCGAAACTTTGCACCAGCCGGCGTTGCAGATGCGATGCGACCGGTAGCGGGATCTGTGAGGAATCCCGGCCGCGAAGCGGCGGGGCGCCCGACTCGAAGATGTCGCGTGCCAGGAACGACATGCCGCCGCACAGGCCCATCCGGGTCGCATTGATCGACACGTCCGGCAGCCCCGGGACAGCGACCGTCAGAGCGGTTCCGGACGGCCACGGGCTGTTGCGGAACAGCGGAGCGTTCTCGCTCGGAAGAAATCCCGCGACGAACGGCATACCTGCCTCCTAGGACCCCAGTTCACCCACCATGTACCGCGCCGCAATCCACCAGGGCAACGAGGCTACAGACCGAGGTAGGTCCGCAGCTGAGTCTCGATGCGCGCCATCTCGGCCTGAGCGAGCAGGCCACGCTGCTTGCGCAGGCGCGCTCGCGCGACAGGGCGCAGTGATGTCACGTCGGCAAACGACTGGTCATGCCTTGTCAGTCCGGCATCGGCGTCGAGCGGGATGTGCGTACCGGGCGGACCAGGCGTCCCGGTGATCGGGATGACGGCGACGTGGCCGAGCCGGCTGTTCAGCGGGTTGGCACTCAGCACGACGGCCGGATGCCGACCGAACTCGAAGTCGACATCCCAGACCTGCGCGCGGAATGGTTCAGGAACCGTCATCAGCCGGAGCGACGCCGAGCGGCAAGGGCGGCGTCGAGTCGCCGTAGAACTCGTCCACGGACTGCGCCATGCGCTCCTCAGCGGCTTGCCGATGCAGCAGGGCAAGAGCCGCCTTCACGATGTCGGTGCGCCCCTGGAGACCGAGCACCTCGGCGTCGGCTCGTAACTGCTCGGCGAGGTCTCGACCGATACGCGCTTGCCACACCTCGGACGCGCCAGCCGCTCCACTCCTGTCGACTGTGACTGCCCGGTCAGAGTCACGCCGGCCCCGGGACTGGGTGAGCGCACTCGTGACGGCCGGCTTCGTTGCTTTTCGTGCGCGCGGAGACGCACCGGCCTGCCGTGGGGTCTGAGCCATGCGTATACAATCTGTCGTACAGTCCCGATTGTCAAGCGCTGCTCGGTGAAAGTCCTAGGTGAGGTCACAGTGCGCCGCGGGCGGCGACCCAGCGGTGCTCGAAGTCGAGCACTTCGGCGGCGACGTCGAAATCGGAGTCGTAGTGGACCAGGGTGATGCGGTGCTCGCTGGCCAGGACAGCTGTGAGCAGGTCGGCGATGCCCACTGCACGGTGCCGGCCGCTGCGGGCCAGTTCGCGTTGAGCGTCGAAGGCTTGCTGCCAGTGGCGGTCATCGGTGGGCAGGTACTCATAGGCCTGGCGTCGGTCGGCACGCAGCTGCTCGTACTCGTCGGGGCTACGAGCGCTGTACAGCGCCTCGGCGTCCAACGTGGCGCAGGTGGCCACGACCGCGCCCTCGATCAGCGGCGCGAGCCGCGCCGCGACGATGGGATGCCTCATGCGGGCTACCGCACTGGTGTCGAGCAGATAGCGGGCGATCAGCGCCACACGGCGGCTCGCTGCTCCGGCTCGGTCATGGGCTCCAGGCCGCCCTCGGTCAGCCACTGCACCTGGCGCTCTCGGGCGGCGCCTGCCGCGGCCAGCCGCAGGGCCGCGCGTACCGTCTCGGAGACGCCAGAGGTGTGTAACTCGCGTTGCGCCTCGGCGAGCAGCTCATCATCCAGCTCGATCAACCGCTTCGTCACGGCCGCACCTCCATATACTGAAGCCGCCCTGAGTATATACACGGCATCGGTTGCCAGGACTCCTCACGTAGCGTGTCGTGCCCAGCCCTTGGCGCCACGCCTTCAAGACGGCGTCAACTTCCGCGGCGAGGGTGATGATGGGCAGATGGCGTGCGATGACCCTGTCGAACTCGTTCCCGGCGTGTGGCAGATCCGGCAGGAACTGAGCGAGGAGGTGCCGCTCTACCTTCACCTGGTCGTCGACCCCGAAGGCTCGGCGCTGGTGGACGGTGGCCTGCCGTCCAGCCTCGGATGGATCGAACGGCTGATGGCGGCGGCCGGGGTGCGGGACCGCGACCTGCGCTTCCTGCTCAACACCCACGGCCATCACGACCACATCGGCGCCTTCGCCGAGTTGCGCTCGCGCACCTCGGCCGTAGTGGTGGCCGACCCGGCAGCGGTGCGCTGGATCGAGGATCTCGAGGTCAACCTGCGGGAGTTCGCCCTGCATCGCCCGGACATCATCGCCGACTCACCCGAGCTGCGAGCCGAGTTGGCCCCGACCTTCGGCAGGCCCTGCCCGGTCGACGTGACCATCACCGACGGGGGCACGGTGCGACTGGGTGGTCCAGTCGTGCTGGAAGCGCTGCGGCTACCCGGTCATGTCGAGGGAGAGCTCGGCTGGCTGGAGCGGTCCTCGCGCACGCTGCTGCTCGGCGACATCGTGACCGGGACGTCGTGGAGCTTCTTTCACGGGCACCTGCTGCCCACGCAGTTGCGTGGCTCCCTGCACCGGCTACGGGCACTGACCCTGAACGAGGACGTGCGGCTGGTGTGCCTGGCGCACTACGCCAGTCGAACGGCAGCCGAGTTCCTCGAGCTGCTCACCGAGGTCGAGCGGTACCTCGATCAGGTAACCGACACGGTGGAGGGCGCCCTGGACGCCACCCCGCGGTCACTGGCCGAGGTGTGGCGGCACACCTGTGCGCAGCTGGGTCGGGTCGAGGAGTTTCGCGGGCTTGCGATGGTGCAGGCGCACCTGCGCGAGGCGGTCGCCGCGGGGCGCGCCCGGTGCGTAGGACCCGATCTGTACGTGGCGTTACGCTCGGATGGCCAGGTTCGGCTCCAGCGATAGAGGTGCGATGGACGGCATCCGATCCGCAGTGGTCGTCGGCGGCGCTTCCGGAATCGGCAAAGCCTGCGCCGAGCTGCTCGACGGGCAGGGCTGGCTGGTCAGCGTCGGCGACATCGCCTTTCCGGACAAGGCTGTCATAGACAAGGCAGTTGACCAGGCCGCCGACCGGATCCTCAAACTGGAGGCGGACGCGACCTCCGCGTCGGACCTCTCCCGGCTGATGTCGCAGGCACACGAGCGCGCCCCGCTCGGGGCGCTGGTGTACTCGGCCGGCATCGAGCGGCACGGCTCGGTCATCGACACCGACCAGAGCACCTGGGATGTCACGCAGGCAGTGAACCTCAAGGGCGCCTACCTCGCCGCTCAGGCCGCCATCCCGCTGATGGCTGCCGGCGGCGGTGGCGCGATCGTCGTCCTGTCATCTATCCAGGGCCTGGCGACCCAGAAGTCGGTGGCCGCCTACGCGGCGGCGAAGGCGGGCGCGCTCGGCCTGGTGCGCGCCATGGCGCTGGATCACGCCGAGCAAGACATCCGGGTGAACGCCGTCGCTCCGGGAACCATCGACACCCCGCTGGTGCGGCAGAACGCGGCCGAGCTGACGCCGCACGACCCCGGCGAGGCGCTGCGTGCCTGGGCAGACATGCACGCGCTCAAGCGAATCGGCCGGCCGGAGGAGGTGGCCAGCGTGGTGGCCTTCCTGCTCTCCGAAGCAGCCTCGTTCGTCACCGGCGCCACCTGGGTGGTCGACGGCGGGCTGCTGGCCTCCTACTGACGCGGCCCGCCGCGTTCTCAGTCGAGCTGCAGCGCGTTGAGCACCCCCTGCAGGTAACCGATCGCGTGCGCCCGGCCGCGGCTGCAGTACGCCTCGGACGAGGTGTTGCCCCAGGTGTCCAGGTCACCGATCATCGCGGGCACGTGGTCATCGATCAGAAACCCGTCGAACCCAGCGGCGTGCAGCCGGCGGATGACGCGGGCGGGATTCAGGTTGCCTTCGCCCAGAAAGCATTCGGTGAACCGCGGGACGGTGCCCCGCACGTCGCGGAAGTGGACGTAGAAGATCCGGCCCAGCGGCCCCAACTGGTCGATCACCTCGTTGACGGAGTCCTCCCCCGCCATTTCCGAGACGGTGCCGAGGCAGAAGTTCAGTCCCCAGGCGGGGCTTCCGTGCGCGCGCCGGTAGCCCTCGGCGATGGCCGCGGGCGAGGTGAAGATCCGCGCCGCCTGCCCCAACGGCTGGTCCACCGGCGGGTCGTCGGGGTGCAGGGCGAGTCGGACGCCGACCTCTTCGGCCACCGGAAGCACCGCGTCCAGGAAGTACTGGTAGTTGGCCCACATCTGCTCGGCGGTGATCGGCTCGGTGATCGGCTCATCGGGCGTCAGCTTGTACGAGGCCAGCGCGTTGCCCTCCCCGGCACGTGCCAGGTCGAACCCGGTGACCTTGGCGCCGCCCCTGCCAGTACCACCCATGTCGGTGCGCCACACGTAGGTGGCGATGAAGTTGTACCCGAGCAGGTCGATGCCGACCCGGGCCAGGTTGCGGATCGTCCGGTGGTAGTTCTCGATCTGCTCGTCCCGCCCCGAGAGGCCGCGCTGGATCTTGAAGAAGTGGGCCGCCGGCACGTTCTCCAGGCCGTCGATGGCGAGGCCGTCGCGGTCACAGCGGTCCCGCAGGGCCTGCAGCTCGCCGAGGGTCCAGTAACCCTGCTCACCCGGCAGCGCGCTCGGCGTGTGCAACTGCACGCTGGGCAGTCCGAGTTGGTGCGCGAAGGTCGCCACCGCGTCGTCGTATTCGTCGATGTGCCCGAGCGAGAGGCGGATGCCCATGATCGTTACCCTTCTGGCCGGTCAGGCTGACCGCAGGCGCTGTGTCTGGCTGCCGAGGCCGTCGATCGAGAGCCGCAGGACGTCACCCGGCGCCAGGTAGGCAAACCTCCCGGACAGCGCCACTCCCTCCGGCGTGCCGGTGTTGAGAATGTCGCCGGGCTCCAGCACCGTGACCTGGCTCAGCTGCCACACCAACTCCGCGACGCTGAACACCATGTCAGCCGTGCTCGAGTCCTGCCGCGGCTCGTCGTTGACCCAGGAGCGCAGCCGGAGCGACTGCGGGTCCGCCACTTCCTCGGCCGTGACCAGCCACGGTCCCAGCGGATTGAAGGTCTCGCAGCTCTTTCCTTTCGACCACTGGCCCCCGCTGCTCTCCAGCTGGAAGGCACGCTCGGAGACATCGTTGCTGATGGCGTATCCGGCCACACAGCGCAGCGCCTGCTCGGGCGAGTCGAGGTAGCGCGCCCGGCTGCCGATGACCACCGCCAGCTCGACCTCCCAGTCGGTCTTGGCAGAGCCGCGAGGGATGAGGACGTCGTCGTCGGGCCCGACAATCGTGTTGGGAGCCTTGTAGAACATCACCGGCGCGGTAGGAGGCGCTGAACCGGACTCGGCGGCATGCGCCGCGTAGTTCATCCCGATGCACAGCACCACCGACGGCCGGGCGACCGGGGCGCCGATCCGCTGGCCTGTCACGTCGATCTCTGGCAGATCACCGCTGTCCAGCGCCCGCCGAATCCGATCCAGGCCGCCGTCGCCCAGGAACGACCCGTCGAGCTCGCGGGTCACCCCGCTGAGGTCCCGGTGCACGCCGTCGGCGCCGAGCAGCACCGGCCGCTCCAGGCCAGGCTCGCCGATCCGCATCAGCCGCATGTCCGCCCTCCTTCGACACCTCGATGCCGGCAGCCCCCGCTCACCCGGCGACCAGACCACCGTCGATGACCAGCTCGGTTCCGGTGATGAAAGCGGCGTCATCGCAGGCGAGATACAGGGCGGCCATCGCCACTTCACGCGGCTGTCCCAGCCGTCCCATGGGTTGGCGGTCGATCAGCGACTGCCGCGCTCGGGAGGGGTCCGGGGCCTGGTCCAGCAGTCGCCCCACCCACGGCGAGTCGACGGTGCCGGGGCAGATGCAGTTGCACCGGACGCCGGTGCCGGCGTACTGGATGGCCACCTGCCTGGTGAGCGCGATCACCGCCCCCTTGCTGGCGCAGTAGGCGGTGCGATCGCGCAGGCCGACGAGGCCGGCCACCGAGGCCGTGTTGACGATCGCGCCGCTGCCCTGGGCCAGCATGGGCGGCAGCGCGTGCCGGATGCCCACAAAGGCGCCTCGGGCGTTGACGGCGAACACCCGATCCCATTCCGCTACGGTGCAGGTCAACGGATCGGCCGTGGAGCCGATGCCGGCGTTGTTGCACAACACGTCCAGCCTGCCGGTGTCGCTGAGAATGCGCTGGACGACGCTGCCGAACGCCGCGTCGTCGGTGACATCGAGCGGTACCGCCCTGGCGCCGTCCGGGCAGCCGGCGGGCGCGATGTCGGCGGCGTACACCGTGGCACCCTCGGCCAGAAACGCATCGGCCATCTCGAAGCCGATGCCCGAGCCAGCCCCGGTCACCAGCACGCTGCGGCCCTCGAACCGGCCCATGGCAGCCCCCTACGCCGGCTCGAGGTCGACCGCGGCGTACCGGTGCCTGGTCTTGACCGATCGCCGAGGCGGTGGCTGCTCACCGGAGCCGCACGCGACCAACCCGACGTCCAGCATGACCTGTCGCTTCAGTCGTCGGTTGGGAGTGTCAAGCCGCTGGAACAGCCGAACCGCCGCCGCGCGACCGAGTCGGACCGGGTCCTGCTCGATGAAGGAGATAGCGGGTCGGACGCTGCCCGAGAGCGGGAAATCTCCGAAACCCACGACTGCCATGTCGGTACGTCCGAGGCTTTGCAGCACCGGTATGAGCCCGATCGTGCACCGGGCGTTGGAGGAGAAGATCGCCGTGGGCTCGTCGGACTCCCGCAGGAACTCCACGAAGGAACTGGCCATCTCAGAACTCGACGTGCCACCGAGTACCACCGAGTTCGCCGAGTCGACCATGCCGGCCTCGTGCAGGACCGACTGGTAGGCCTCCAGCCGGCGTCGGGTGGTTTGAACGTTCAAGGTGTCCCCTACGAAGGCGAGGCTCGTGTGCCCGTGATCGAGCAGGTGCCGGGTGGCGGTCACACCGCCGCCGTGGTCGTCGGAGACGATGCTGTCGGCGACTATTCCCGTCGGAGTCCGGTCGACGAAGACGATGGGCGTCTTGTGCTGCCAGCGTTTGAGGTAGGACTGGTCGCTCGAGATGGGAGTGGCGATCGCGCCGACGACCATGCGGTGCAACAACGCCTCCATTGCCGGCTGCTCGTCGTCCGGTTCATAGCCCATGCTCGCGATCACCACCGCGACGCCCCGCTGGTGGGCCACCTGCTCGACAGCGTGCGTCAGGGTGGCGAAGAAGGGATCCGAGAGGTCAGGCACCGCGATGGCGATCGCTGTGTCACGTCCGCTGCGAAACGTGCGCGCGAGCAGGTTCGGCACGTAGTTCGACTCGCGCATCGCCCGCAGCACCCGCTCCCGGGTGTCGGCGCTGACGTACGGGTCATCGTTGAAGACGCGAGAAACCGTCTTGACACTCACGCCGCAGCGCAGGGCCACATCGCGCATCGTTGTCATCGCACACCTCCCGGACGCCTCATCCGCGAGCCTTGTCCTTACCGGATCTCTCGCACATCTCGGTCAGTTTACTGATACGGGAGGCCGTCACTTCGACGCTGGGGTCGTGGCGGGCGGTCCGGCGAGGGGACCGGGCGAGTTGCCCGGTCCCCCCTCGACGGGTCAGCAGTCGGACTTGTAGATGGCCTCTGCCCCGGCGCCGTCGACGTTGTCCTTGGTGATGACGGTGAAGCCGGTCTGAACCTTCGCGGGCGGCGTCTGGCCGTCCAGCTTGGCGACCGCGGCGTCGACGCCGTACTGGCCGATCGCGGCCGGCTGCTGGGCGACCAGGGCCTGCACGGTTCCTGCCTTGAGTGCCTTCACCTGGTTCGGACCTGCGTCGAAGCCCACGATGCTCACCTGGTTCTGCTTGCCGGCCTGCCGCACACCGGTGGCCGTTCCCTCGGCGGAGAACAGGTTGGCCGCGAACACCCCGACGATGTCAGGGTCCTTCTGCAGCGCGGAGCTGATCAGGTTGGACGCGGTGGCGGGATCATTGTGCGAGTACTGGATGCCGAGGTACTGGTACTTCGAGTCGGCCTTGACCGCGTCCTCGAATCCCTTCGCGCGCGCGTCGGTGGTGGAGATGCCGGGATCGACCGACATGATCATCACCTTGCCGCCCTGGGGCGCCAGTTGCTTGATGGCTTCGAACGCCGCCTTGCCGCCGCCGATGTTGTCCGAGGCGATCTGCGAGGTGGCGAAGGACGGGTCCTTCACCGTGGTGTCGACCAGCACCACGTCGATGCCTGCCTGCGCCGCCGCCTGCAAGGGCGATTGCATCGCGCTGACGTCGGTGGGCGCGATCAGGATCGCGTCCGGCTTGGAGGAGACGACGGAGTCGAGGATCGGCCTCTGGAGGGTGGGGTCGAACTTCTGCGGGCCCTGGACCCGCACCGACACTCCCAGCTTGCGTGCCTCGGCCTCGATGCCGCACTGCATGGTGATGTAGAACTCGTCACCGGCGACGCCCTGGATGAAGGTCAGGTTGTAATTCTTGCTGGCCTTGGCAGGCGCGGCTACCGACGTCGCCGTCGCTTCAGGGGCGCCGGCCGCACCCGTGCCGCCGGTTGCGCCGGCCGTGACCGTGACGGTCGGGGCCGGCTTGGAGTTCGAGCAGGCAGCCAGCGGCAAGACCAGGCATGCCAAGCCGATCGCGGTCTTAGGAATTCTGGACGAGGTCACAGCTGCTCCTTCTACTTGGTCCGGGTCAACAGGGCGAGAATCGGGTTCTTGCGTCCGGCGCCGCGCAGGGCTGCCCTGCGCCGGGACTGGTCGACGTAGACGGCCGCCACGAGCACCGTGCCGACGGCGACGCCCTGCCAGAAGGCCTCCACTCCGACGATGACGAAGCCGGCCTGCAGGACCGCCGGGATGAACAGGCCCACGACGGTGCCGAAGATGGATCCCTCACCGCCGAAGATGGAGGTGCCGCCGATCACCACCGCGGCGATGACGTTGAGATTCGTCAGGGACTGACCGGCGATCGTGGTGGTGCCGAACTGGGCCAGCGACAGGCACGCGGCGAAGCCCGCCAGCAGCCCGGACAGGGCGTAGATCATGATCAGATGCCGGTCGACCTTGATCCCGACCCGGCGCGCGGCCTCTTCGTTCGAGCCGATCGCGTAGGTGTACCGCCCGAACTTGGTCTTGTGCAGGATGACCCCGCCGATGATCACGACGATCAACGCGACGAAGGGCAGCGACGGGATGCCGAGCACCTTGATATAGGTGTTGAAGTCCGTCATCGCCATCGGGACCGCGCGGATGTCGATGCCCTTGGTGATCACCTGTGCCAAACCCAGGGCCACCGACAACGTTCCCAGCGTCACGATGAGAGGTGGGATCTTCGACTTGGCGACCAGGAACCCGTTCAACGTTCCCCACGCGGTGCCTGCGATGACCGCGGCGAGGATCCCGATGGACGCCACCGCCCAGCCGTCGCCGCCGACGCGTTCCATCACCTTGGCCGCGATTACCGAGGAGAACACCAGCACCGACCCGATGGACAGGTCGATGCCGGAGGTGATGATGATGAAGGTCATCCCGACGCCCAGCACCGCCCAGACGGCGACATTCTGCGAGATCAGCGAGAAGTTGCTGGTGGAGAGGAACTTGCTGCCCGCGGCTATCGAGAAGTAGGCGACGATGACGAGCAGGACACCGAGGATCCAGACCGACTGAAGACTGAGGATCCGCTTGACCACCGAAGGGTGGTGTTCGGTCGGATCCGGGACGGCGACATCTCCCTTCTCGGGAGGAATCGTAGTGAGAACGCTCATGACTGTGCCCTTCCTGCCAACTCCAGCGCGCCGGTCATGGCGCCGACGAGCTGCTCGACGGTGGTGCCCTTCGCGGGCAACGTGGCCACCCGGGTGCCCAGCCGCATCACCTGGATCCGGTCGGCGACCTCAAGCACATGCGGCATCGAGTGGGAGATCAGCACCACAGCGATACCCCTGTCGCGGACACGTTTGATGGTGTCCAGGACGTTCTTGGTCTGCACCACGCCAAGGGCGGCGGTGGGCTCGTCGAGGAAGACGACCTTGCCCGCCCACGCGATCGCCCGCACGATCGCGATCTGCTGGCGCTGCCCACCGGACATCGAGCCCACCGGCGCCGTCATCGACCGCACCGTGCCCCCCAGGTCGTCGAAGCCGGCCTTCGCCTTCGCCTTCATCGCCTTGTCGTCCATGAACCCCAGCTTTCCGAGGATCCCCCGTCGTGGGATCTCGCGGCCGAGGAACATGTTCTGGAAGGGATTGAGATGCGGCGCCAGCGCGAGGTCCTGATAGACGACCTCCATACCCAGGTGGGTTGCCTGCTGCGGATTGGTGATCTTGACTGGCTCGCCGTCGAAGAACAACTGCCCGGAGTCGAGTTCGAGGTTGCCGGTCAACGCCTTGACCATCGTCGACTTGCCGGCGCCGTTGTCACCGATGAGTGCCACCACCTCCCCCGGCATGATGTCGAAGTCGGCGTCCTGCAAAGCACGAACGTGTCCGAAGCTCCGGGAGATGCCCCTGGCTTCGAGAATCGGTGTCGCCACGGTATAACCACCACCTCACTACGCGGGGGGCCTGGTGCCCCTCGATCTCTGCCGCCAGGATCACCTGATCGGTCACTTGCCTTCGGCCCCGGGCAACCGCGCCCGAGGAGCCGCGTCGCTGGAGCCCATCTCGTCCGGGTCGGTGGCACGCAGCGCGTGGAGTTTCCGCACGAACGCCTGATGACGCTCGACGTACCCGTCCGACCGGCTTGCCTGAGGTTGCGCCGCCGAACTCGTCACCGGGGCCAGTTGCTTGAGCAGCTCGGGCTCATCCCCGAGGCCGGCCGCGATGGAGCCGAGCGCGGCGGCCCCGCGCCCGGACGCGGCGGCGACTTCGACCGAGCGCAGCGGGTAATTCAGGACATCGGCGAGCAGCTGTTGCCAGGCAGGGTGCCTGCTGCCACCACCGGCGAGGCGAAGGTGTTCGATCCTGCCTGCCGGGTCCAGGCAACCGAGACCATCGCGGATCGCGAAGGCGACACCCTCCAACGCGGCCCGCGCCAGTCGCTGCCGGTCGTGCCGTGGAGCCAGGTTCGTCCATGCCCCACGCAGGCCCGGGTCAAGGTACGGGGTGCGTTCACCGTTGAGATGCGGCAGGAAGAACGGGTCATCCGCCGCGGGTTCGAGGGCGGCCGAATCGTAGAGCTCCTGCCAGGACATGCCGAGAACCTGTCGCACCCACGCCAGGGTCAACCCGCCGTTGAGCACGGCGGCCATCGCGTACCAGCCGTGTTCGGTCGCGGTTCGATAAAGGTGGGTCACGGGCTGCCCGCTCGACTCGGCGGGCAGGGCCGGCAGCGGCGTGACGATCTGCGCGCCGGTCCCGATCGTCAGCTGCGCTGTGCCCGGTTCCACCAGTCCCGATCCGAGAGCGGCCGCCGCGGTGTCCGCGGCGCCGGCGGCGACCGGGATGCCGGCACGCAACCCGAGGAGTTCGGCGGCGTGCGGGCCCAGTTCGCCGGCGCAGTGCCCCGAGGCCGGCAGGACGTCAGGCAGGATCGCGGCGTCCAGGCCGAGGAACTCGATGACCTCGGCGTCCCAGGCATCACCGGGGAGGTCGTACAACAACGTGGCAGAGGCATCGCTGGGCTCGGTCGCGAAGGAGCTGGTCAGCTGCGCGCGAAGCCAGTCCTTGGGTTGCAGCGCCCACCGCATTCGGGTGTGGGCGGCGGGTTCATGGACGGCCAGCCAGGCCAACATCGGGCCGGCCATGCCGGGCGCGAGAGGATTGGCCAGGCGTGCCCGCGCCTTGTCCGGCAGGTTCTCGTACTTGTCCAGCTCCTGGAAGGCTCGCGCGTCGGACCACAGCATGGCGCGCCGAACGGGCCGTCCCGCCGCATCTGCCGGCACGACGCCGTGCATCTGCCCCGACAGCCCTATCGCCCACGGGTCAACGCCGGCCCGGCTGACGCACTGCCGCACGGTCGACACGGTGGCAGCCAGCCAGTCGGCCGGATCGGTCTCTGCCCAGCCGGGCCGCTCGTTGACGACCGGGTAGTCTCCGGCGGCCTCTGCGAGGACGACGCCCTCGAGATCTGTGAGGACAACCTTGACCGAGCTGGTGCCAAGGTCGATGCCCAGCGACGCAGGCCTTGCGGCTGCCTTCGATGTCACCGGGTCCCCCCTCACTGACTGATGATTGCGGTCTGGCCGACGCGCTGTCAGGCCTCGATGACCACCTTGTGCGCCGACGGGTCCGACGCCAGCGCGTCCAGGGCCTTTCCGTAGTCGTCCAGGCCGAATCGATGGGTGATGATCCCGTCGGTCCTGGCCCGACCGCTCCGCAGAGCGGCTATCGCCGCGCCGAACGAGGTCATCTCGGCGAATGACCCCTTGATGGTGATCTCACGGCGGAAGACGTCGAACGGATGGAACTTCACGACCTCGTCCGCGCGGGTGACTCCATACACCAGCACGGTGCCGCCGTTACGGGTGAGCGGAACACAGATGTCACCGATGACCGTGGAGCCGGTGGCTTCCACCACGACGTCGTAGCCGTCACCGCCGGAGGCTTCCAGCAGCGTGGCCAGGGTGGCTTCGGGATCGTCGCGCTGGATCTGGACCTGATGCTCCAGGCCCAACGCCGCCGCGCGGTCCAACTTGAACCGGGTGGGGCCGGCCACGGTCACCGATGCCGCGCCGCCGGTGGCGATCAGTTGAGCCAGCAACAGGCCGGTGGGCCCGGCGCCGAAGACCAGCGCCTTGCTACCCGGGCGCGGGTTCAGCGTCTCGAGCCCGTGCATCGCGCAGGCAGCCGGCTCGGTGAAAACAGCTGTGTCGCGGTCAAGTCCAGCCACGCTGAAGACCAGCAGGTGCGAGACGGTCACGTACTCGGCGAAGAAGCCGGGATAGTTGCTGCCCAAGCCTTTCGCGTTGGAACACAGGATCAAACGTCCGGACAGGCAGTAGTCGCAGTAACCGCAGTAGACATTGGGGTTGACGCTCACCTGCTCGCCCACCTGGAAGCGCGTCACGCCCTCACCCAGCTCGTCGATCACACCGACGAGTTCATGGCCTGGGATCAATGGGAACACCGCATTGAAATCACCGTGGTGGATGTGCAGGTCGGTTCCGCAGACGCCGACCTGGTCCACCTTGATCCGCACCTGCCCGGGCCCGGCCGTCGGTGTCGGGACCTCCTTGATGTCATAACTGCGGGGGGCGTCGTACACGACGGCTTTCATCGATTCTTCCTCTCACAGTTTCCGGGGTACCCGAAGAAACCGGTGGACGGAGCAAGGAGCGGTGCGGCAGGAAGGTCGCCGGCGGGCGGCGTCAGGCGCCGAATCGTGGTCCCGGATTGAACCGGCCACTGTCGGCCGGCGGATTTTCACGCTGTCAGAGATGCGTGTCACAACACTAAATCACATGGAAACGCCGCTGTCACCGGTGTCATACAAGATTTTCTCTCTCATCTGTCACCGGTGTCAGACAGCTACCGCGTTAAGCAGGTACGTCGCGTTTCACACCTGTGCCCCGCCTGGATCGCCTTTGTCAGGCAAGCCGTTCGTGACCTGCGGCGATCAGGACGCGGTTCGGTGGCGCGCCTCGGTCCACGGCACGGCACGGTCGGCGGCCACGCTCACCAGCGCGTCGAGGCGGGGGCGTGCGACGCTCTCCAGGAACTCCTGACGCGCCGCGCCGGTCAACGGCAGGACTTCCCGCCACACCGAGCGGCCCGCGATGAAGCCCGAAGCGCCACCGTCGTCGAAGGCGACCTTCAGCACCTCGGTGAACTCCTCGAACGGCACGCCGGCCGACAGGACGGCCCACGGCCGGTCGAGGACCGCCGCCAGCCGCCGGCAACCCTCCGGGGAACCCGGGTACTCCAGCTTGAGCAGGTCGATGTCCAGTTCGTTCAGCGCCCGCGCTGACTCGATGATGGCGTCCTCGCGAGCCTTGCCGCTCAGGTCCTCAT
This region includes:
- a CDS encoding zinc-dependent alcohol dehydrogenase family protein, with the protein product MKAVVYDAPRSYDIKEVPTPTAGPGQVRIKVDQVGVCGTDLHIHHGDFNAVFPLIPGHELVGVIDELGEGVTRFQVGEQVSVNPNVYCGYCDYCLSGRLILCSNAKGLGSNYPGFFAEYVTVSHLLVFSVAGLDRDTAVFTEPAACAMHGLETLNPRPGSKALVFGAGPTGLLLAQLIATGGAASVTVAGPTRFKLDRAAALGLEHQVQIQRDDPEATLATLLEASGGDGYDVVVEATGSTVIGDICVPLTRNGGTVLVYGVTRADEVVKFHPFDVFRREITIKGSFAEMTSFGAAIAALRSGRARTDGIITHRFGLDDYGKALDALASDPSAHKVVIEA
- a CDS encoding FGGY family carbohydrate kinase, translating into MTSKAAARPASLGIDLGTSSVKVVLTDLEGVVLAEAAGDYPVVNERPGWAETDPADWLAATVSTVRQCVSRAGVDPWAIGLSGQMHGVVPADAAGRPVRRAMLWSDARAFQELDKYENLPDKARARLANPLAPGMAGPMLAWLAVHEPAAHTRMRWALQPKDWLRAQLTSSFATEPSDASATLLYDLPGDAWDAEVIEFLGLDAAILPDVLPASGHCAGELGPHAAELLGLRAGIPVAAGAADTAAAALGSGLVEPGTAQLTIGTGAQIVTPLPALPAESSGQPVTHLYRTATEHGWYAMAAVLNGGLTLAWVRQVLGMSWQELYDSAALEPAADDPFFLPHLNGERTPYLDPGLRGAWTNLAPRHDRQRLARAALEGVAFAIRDGLGCLDPAGRIEHLRLAGGGSRHPAWQQLLADVLNYPLRSVEVAAASGRGAAALGSIAAGLGDEPELLKQLAPVTSSAAQPQASRSDGYVERHQAFVRKLHALRATDPDEMGSSDAAPRARLPGAEGK